The Cyclobacterium amurskyense genome contains the following window.
GCAACCACAAGTTGCTGCTACATTAGAGATAATTAATGGTTGATTACCCGTATTGGTAAATTTAAAAACATTCTCTACTTTGTCTCCTTGCTTAATATCTCCAAAATCTTTCGAATCAGATTCGAAAGTAATTACCGGACCATTTGCTGTTTTTTCCTGGGCGATTGCAAATGCTGTACTTAATACAACCGCTAATACTACTGTTAATAACCTTTTCATATTCATAAAATTTAATTCATTCCAACTTATGGAGTACTATACTACTTAATAAAAAAATTGTTATGAAAGTTCACCATAAACAATTCTTTTCTTGCTCTTGTCATGGCAGTATACAACCACCTGACGTAATTTCTATCAATTTGTTCCTCATTTAAATATCCCTGGTCAACAAAAACAGCATCCCATTGCCCTCCTTGTGATTTATGACAAGTCAGAGTATAAGCATATTTGACTTGTAGGGCATTCAGATAAGGATCTTTACTCATGGCTTCCCTAATCTTGCTCTTTTTCTCTAAATCTTGATAATCTTCCGCCACTTGTTGATAAAGGGCTCTCCATTCTTCCATCGTCAAAGAAGGTTTATCAGAATGCAAGGTATCTAGAATCACACGAGCCTCAAATGGAACTTCATCTGGATAATCTATCAACCTCAATTCAAGTGTAGCAAACCTTAGGCCATATATTTCCTCAAATGAACGAATTTTAAGTATCTCTACAAAATCCCCATTGGCCAAAAAACTAACCTTGTCCGAAGAATCCATGTAAGTATAATTGTTTTTGACAATCATTAGTCGTTCTCCAGCGCTTAATTCATCTTCATAATAAAAAATAGAATTTCTAATGTACTTATTGTATTGAACTGCGGCCTTATTGGAGCGGGTGATAATCATCGTATTGTCCAATCCAAATTTATCATAGGCATACCTCAAACCATCTTCAAGTCTTTCACCTGTCATCCGGTAAAAATCATTAAACCCACGGGTTTCAAAGGTGATCTTGGGTTTATCCCGAAGTACCTCATCTCTCAAAGTTGTAGCATTGGCCAATATCCCTGAATCCTGACCTTGCCTGGTAACTATAGTAAGTAAGGTTTCATTTACCTCTAATTTATAGTTTCG
Protein-coding sequences here:
- a CDS encoding DUF1573 domain-containing protein, which translates into the protein MKRLLTVVLAVVLSTAFAIAQEKTANGPVITFESDSKDFGDIKQGDKVENVFKFTNTGNQPLIISNVAATCGCTVPSWPKEPIAPGKAAEIKVSFNSAGKMGKQNSVVRIYSNASEPIEKVSLISNVLPK
- a CDS encoding ATP-dependent DNA helicase — translated: MHKDNQASPKPSERIRKFFPHQPTTDQEYFFNSMDTFLGKIIPSSSAFILKGYAGTGKTTVLAALVKALPSLGLRAVMLAPTGRAAKVMSSYADKTGFTIHKIIYRAKQGAAEGVDGFTVQKNYYQKSVFIVDEASMLSDDRIGGRSLLADLIGFVFQNPENRLLLIGDIAQLPPVGSDDSPALDKNYLIRNYKLEVNETLLTIVTRQGQDSGILANATTLRDEVLRDKPKITFETRGFNDFYRMTGERLEDGLRYAYDKFGLDNTMIITRSNKAAVQYNKYIRNSIFYYEDELSAGERLMIVKNNYTYMDSSDKVSFLANGDFVEILKIRSFEEIYGLRFATLELRLIDYPDEVPFEARVILDTLHSDKPSLTMEEWRALYQQVAEDYQDLEKKSKIREAMSKDPYLNALQVKYAYTLTCHKSQGGQWDAVFVDQGYLNEEQIDRNYVRWLYTAMTRARKELFMVNFHNNFFIK